A genome region from Methanobacterium subterraneum includes the following:
- a CDS encoding Fpg/Nei family DNA glycosylase gives MPELPSVETFKRYFDKTSLLQPITAVTVISPEILVGTSTTQMRESLEGHEFIESLRYGKYLFGKLDNELFLIMHFGMTGFLHYDKKNSSRYPRLLIKFSSGNFLSFDDARKFGKLGLTRNPIEFIKSRGLGPDALEVNYEDFRKILQGKKGMMKSLLLNQNILAGIGNLYADEILYQSRVHPMTPANLLNDPEWERVFSAMKKVLQKAIDHHDKIESLPESYILPHRHKGGECPEGYPLKIIKVGGRTTFLCPHRQKMRK, from the coding sequence ATGCCAGAACTACCCAGTGTGGAAACTTTCAAAAGATACTTTGATAAAACCTCCCTATTGCAACCAATAACCGCTGTGACGGTAATCAGTCCAGAAATCCTAGTGGGAACCAGCACCACCCAGATGAGAGAATCCCTGGAAGGACACGAATTTATAGAAAGTCTTAGATACGGGAAATATCTCTTCGGAAAGCTGGATAATGAACTGTTCTTGATAATGCACTTCGGAATGACCGGATTCCTGCACTATGATAAAAAAAATAGTTCCAGATACCCCAGGCTGCTGATAAAGTTTTCCAGTGGCAATTTCCTATCCTTTGATGATGCCCGTAAATTCGGGAAACTGGGCCTAACCCGAAATCCGATTGAATTCATTAAAAGTAGAGGATTGGGTCCTGATGCGCTGGAGGTGAATTATGAAGATTTTCGGAAAATTCTACAGGGTAAAAAAGGTATGATGAAATCATTACTCTTAAACCAGAACATATTAGCAGGCATTGGTAATCTTTACGCTGATGAAATACTCTACCAGAGCCGGGTACACCCTATGACACCAGCAAATTTATTAAATGACCCTGAATGGGAACGGGTTTTCAGTGCTATGAAGAAAGTACTCCAAAAAGCCATAGATCACCATGATAAAATTGAATCCCTTCCCGAATCATATATTCTTCCCCACCGCCATAAAGGTGGAGAATGTCCGGAAGGGTACCCATTAAAGATTATAAAGGTTGGGGGCCGGACCACATTCCTATGCCCCCACCGACAGAAGATGAGAAAATAG
- the pdxS gene encoding pyridoxal 5'-phosphate synthase lyase subunit PdxS translates to MLHGTELLKKGFAKMTKGGVIMDVVNAEQAVIAEEAGAVSVMALEKVPADIRASGGVARMADPSKVTEIMDAVSIPVMAKVRIGHFVEAQVLESLGVDMIDESEVLTPADEKFHIDKKQFTIPFVCGARNLGEALRRIDEGAAMIRTKGEAGTGNVVEAVRHMRMIQGTIRELKDMTEEELWNVAREEEAQLYLVKETQKQGRLPVVNFAAGGVATPADAALMMQLGADGVFVGSGIFKSENPEIVAKAIAEATAHYEDAGVIAEVSRDLGKAMPGLEISQIPESERLQDRGW, encoded by the coding sequence ATGCTACATGGAACTGAATTATTGAAGAAGGGTTTTGCCAAGATGACCAAGGGTGGAGTTATCATGGATGTGGTTAACGCTGAACAGGCAGTTATTGCCGAGGAAGCTGGAGCTGTTTCTGTAATGGCTTTAGAGAAGGTTCCTGCCGATATAAGGGCTTCTGGGGGAGTGGCCCGTATGGCAGACCCCAGTAAAGTTACCGAGATCATGGATGCCGTGAGCATCCCGGTGATGGCCAAGGTACGGATTGGCCACTTTGTGGAAGCACAGGTCCTGGAGTCACTGGGAGTGGACATGATCGACGAGAGCGAGGTTTTAACCCCTGCCGATGAAAAATTCCATATCGATAAAAAACAATTCACCATACCATTTGTCTGCGGAGCCAGAAACCTGGGTGAAGCTCTCCGAAGGATCGATGAGGGAGCCGCAATGATCAGAACCAAAGGAGAAGCAGGTACTGGTAATGTGGTGGAAGCAGTCCGACACATGCGTATGATCCAGGGAACAATCCGGGAACTCAAGGACATGACCGAAGAGGAACTTTGGAATGTGGCCCGGGAGGAAGAAGCACAACTATACCTGGTTAAGGAAACTCAGAAACAGGGACGATTGCCTGTGGTGAACTTTGCTGCCGGGGGAGTGGCTACCCCAGCCGACGCCGCCCTTATGATGCAATTAGGAGCAGATGGAGTATTCGTGGGAAGTGGAATTTTCAAATCCGAAAACCCAGAAATAGTGGCCAAGGCTATAGCCGAAGCAACCGCCCACTACGAGGACGCTGGAGTCATAGCTGAGGTTAGCCGTGACCTGGGTAAAGCAATGCCTGGTCTGGAAATAAGCCAGATACCAGAATCAGAGAGATTACAGGATAGAGGATGGTAA
- a CDS encoding tetratricopeptide repeat protein yields the protein MAIKEAEMFYKQAMSFLEQGKVDKSIKFFDSALEIDKEYVSAWNDKGVALMELGKYQDALNCFEHVVRLEPGDNMAWYNRGYVLLILKEYQEAVNTFDLFLGRYSKKDDFYKYALYLQAQGLYNLKKYDESLKLIKKALKKDKKFKEARDLMELVGKELSKK from the coding sequence ATGGCTATCAAAGAAGCAGAAATGTTCTATAAACAGGCCATGTCATTTTTAGAACAGGGAAAAGTGGATAAATCAATAAAATTTTTTGACAGTGCACTGGAAATAGATAAAGAATATGTTTCCGCCTGGAATGATAAGGGAGTGGCTTTAATGGAGCTTGGCAAATACCAGGATGCTCTTAACTGTTTTGAACATGTTGTCAGGCTGGAACCTGGTGATAACATGGCTTGGTACAACCGGGGATATGTGCTGTTGATTCTGAAGGAATATCAAGAAGCAGTAAACACTTTCGACTTGTTCCTGGGCAGATATTCCAAAAAGGATGATTTTTACAAATACGCCCTGTATCTACAGGCTCAAGGACTCTATAACCTTAAAAAATATGATGAATCATTAAAATTAATTAAAAAAGCCCTTAAAAAAGATAAAAAATTTAAAGAAGCCCGAGATCTCATGGAACTGGTTGGAAAAGAGCTATCCAAAAAGTAG
- a CDS encoding 4a-hydroxytetrahydrobiopterin dehydratase, translating to MSLPQLLSQKEIEQNSSQLDNWSVLENRYLVSVFEFPDFVNALEFTVKVGLVAEEMQHHPEINLSWGKVALEITTDDMGGLTELDFLFALKVNKLFE from the coding sequence ATGTCCCTACCTCAACTTTTAAGTCAAAAAGAAATTGAACAGAATTCATCCCAGCTTGATAACTGGTCTGTTCTTGAAAACCGTTATCTGGTATCTGTTTTTGAATTTCCGGACTTTGTAAATGCCCTTGAATTCACAGTTAAGGTTGGTTTAGTAGCGGAAGAGATGCAACACCATCCCGAAATCAATTTATCATGGGGTAAGGTAGCCCTGGAAATAACCACTGATGACATGGGCGGATTAACCGAATTGGACTTCTTATTTGCCCTGAAAGTTAATAAATTGTTTGAATGA
- a CDS encoding DUF763 domain-containing protein, which translates to MSSRSGVANLPLHGGRAPRWLFKRMVKLAGAVTDSIIYEYGPDEFLSRISDPHWFQAFSCVLGFDWHSSGTTTTTCGALKTAIKPEEQGILIAGGKGRASRKTPQEILDAGEVFSLSSAKLEELVYSSKISAKIDNSCIQDGYQLYHHVFFLTERGDWAVVQQGMNESTRYARRYHWLSDSVENYINEPHNGICCDLKQEKTLNMTSDLSFDSRQTSLDLILDNPQHLKKYFQKKVDLKAGQANLDLFCPQITLPSHHPVLGTDLSPREFEVLQNAWELQPESYEELVSLKGMGPKKIRALALISDLVYGNRASWEDPVKYSFTHGGKDGFPYPVDREVYDHSIHTLQDALQQARLEKKDRYQAIKRLENLLNVDN; encoded by the coding sequence ATGAGTTCAAGAAGTGGTGTGGCCAATTTACCCCTCCACGGTGGTCGTGCCCCCCGCTGGTTGTTCAAGCGCATGGTTAAACTGGCCGGAGCAGTTACAGATTCAATAATCTATGAGTATGGTCCAGATGAATTTTTATCCAGGATCTCGGACCCCCACTGGTTTCAAGCATTTTCCTGTGTCCTGGGGTTTGATTGGCACAGTTCTGGCACAACCACCACCACCTGCGGTGCTCTTAAGACAGCCATCAAACCTGAAGAACAGGGCATACTCATCGCAGGGGGTAAGGGACGGGCTTCCCGGAAAACACCTCAGGAGATCCTGGATGCTGGGGAAGTATTCTCATTATCCTCCGCAAAACTGGAAGAACTGGTTTATTCTAGTAAAATCTCAGCTAAAATTGATAATTCATGTATTCAGGACGGTTACCAGCTTTACCATCATGTTTTTTTCTTAACGGAACGGGGTGACTGGGCGGTGGTGCAGCAGGGAATGAATGAATCCACCAGATACGCCCGGCGGTACCATTGGTTATCTGATTCTGTGGAAAACTACATTAACGAACCCCATAATGGTATCTGTTGCGACCTTAAACAGGAAAAAACCCTGAACATGACCTCTGATCTGAGTTTCGACTCACGTCAAACCAGCCTGGATCTGATTCTGGATAACCCACAACATCTGAAAAAGTACTTCCAGAAAAAAGTGGATCTGAAAGCAGGTCAGGCTAATCTGGATTTATTCTGCCCACAAATCACTTTACCCAGCCATCATCCGGTGCTGGGCACTGATCTATCTCCCCGGGAGTTTGAAGTTCTTCAGAATGCCTGGGAATTGCAACCGGAAAGTTATGAGGAATTAGTTTCTTTAAAGGGTATGGGTCCTAAGAAGATTCGTGCCCTGGCTTTGATTTCAGACCTTGTTTATGGTAACCGGGCCAGCTGGGAGGATCCAGTTAAGTACAGTTTCACCCATGGGGGTAAAGATGGTTTCCCCTACCCTGTGGATCGGGAAGTATACGATCACTCCATTCATACGCTGCAAGATGCACTCCAGCAGGCCAGGCTAGAAAAAAAAGATCGTTATCAAGCCATTAAACGCCTGGAAAATTTGTTGAATGTAGATAATTAA
- a CDS encoding MJ1255/VC2487 family glycosyltransferase gives MKLSIIIPTFNEENYLPHLLESIKRQDFSDYEVIVADAGSEDSTKDIAQEWGCKVVEGGLPAVGRNRGAEAARGEYLLFLDSDVILTRDYLELCLDEFQKRKLGIAITQIAPLSDTFLNKITHDLANFFMKRVENIKPHGAGCYGIITTRNLHYEVEGFDEDLDFGEDTDYIERIGAISQFKVLRSPKLLVSTRRLQEEGMRNVVLKYAKSTFYQFRGKQITAEDLDYTFGHPGQRRIIYSVCGEGMGHAIRGRVLLNHLTKNNEVHIFASDRAYDYLAAHFDHVYKIGGFNTVYEDNTVQNTKTFIKGMKDLPGDLKKSLRLMYSVAKAIKPQIIISDFEFYSNLLSKVLRVPLISLDNMHVLTQAELDVPRKFRTDRIAAESVVRSFIQMPTFYLITSYFYPPLKNSNKTKYFPPVLRDAIMELEPYNGEHVLVYQTSDSNERLMDILKEFDDEFIVYGFHRDERDENLLFKSFNEDEFFTDLSQARAVISNGGFTLISEALYLGKPVLSVPVKKQFEQTLNAIYLEKLGYGEFHEDMRREDIENFLSRLDEYRRNIHLTFSHDQNQSILKELDFLIDKCT, from the coding sequence ATGAAGCTTTCAATTATCATACCTACCTTTAACGAGGAAAATTACCTCCCCCATCTCCTGGAGAGTATAAAAAGGCAGGATTTCTCAGATTATGAGGTTATAGTGGCCGATGCAGGTTCCGAAGATAGCACTAAAGACATTGCCCAGGAATGGGGATGTAAAGTTGTGGAGGGAGGTCTTCCTGCTGTAGGTCGCAACCGTGGTGCAGAAGCAGCACGCGGAGAATACCTTCTATTCCTGGATTCAGATGTGATTTTAACCAGGGATTACCTGGAATTATGTCTGGATGAATTTCAAAAAAGGAAGCTGGGAATTGCCATCACCCAAATCGCACCTTTAAGCGACACTTTCCTCAATAAAATAACCCATGATCTTGCTAATTTCTTTATGAAAAGGGTGGAAAACATCAAACCCCATGGGGCAGGTTGTTACGGTATAATCACCACCCGAAACCTTCACTATGAAGTGGAAGGATTTGACGAAGACCTGGACTTTGGAGAGGACACCGATTACATTGAGCGCATCGGTGCCATCAGCCAGTTCAAGGTTCTCAGAAGCCCAAAACTCCTGGTTTCCACCCGCCGACTTCAGGAAGAGGGTATGCGTAATGTGGTTTTAAAGTATGCTAAAAGCACTTTTTACCAGTTCCGGGGCAAGCAAATAACTGCTGAGGACTTGGATTACACCTTCGGACATCCGGGTCAAAGGAGGATAATCTACTCAGTATGTGGTGAAGGGATGGGACACGCCATAAGGGGCAGAGTCCTCCTCAACCATTTAACCAAGAACAATGAAGTTCACATATTTGCATCAGATCGGGCCTATGATTACCTGGCCGCTCATTTTGACCATGTTTACAAAATCGGCGGATTTAACACAGTATATGAGGATAACACTGTTCAGAACACCAAAACGTTCATCAAGGGGATGAAAGACCTCCCAGGGGATTTGAAAAAAAGTTTAAGGCTGATGTACAGTGTGGCCAAGGCAATAAAGCCCCAGATCATCATCTCTGATTTTGAATTTTATTCCAATCTCCTCTCCAAGGTACTGCGTGTTCCACTGATCAGTCTGGATAATATGCATGTACTTACCCAGGCAGAATTGGATGTCCCCCGAAAGTTCCGTACTGATAGAATAGCCGCTGAAAGTGTGGTCAGATCATTTATCCAAATGCCCACATTCTATCTAATCACCAGTTATTTTTATCCTCCTCTTAAAAATTCTAATAAAACCAAATATTTCCCACCAGTACTGAGAGATGCCATAATGGAACTGGAACCATATAATGGAGAGCATGTACTGGTTTACCAGACCAGTGACTCCAATGAGAGATTAATGGATATTCTGAAGGAATTCGATGATGAATTCATTGTCTATGGATTCCACCGTGATGAGCGGGATGAAAACCTGCTGTTTAAAAGTTTCAATGAGGATGAATTTTTCACAGACCTATCCCAGGCCCGGGCAGTAATCTCCAATGGTGGATTCACCCTTATAAGCGAAGCTCTCTATCTGGGAAAACCGGTTTTAAGTGTTCCAGTGAAAAAACAGTTCGAACAGACTTTAAATGCTATTTACCTGGAAAAATTGGGGTACGGTGAGTTCCATGAGGATATGCGACGTGAAGATATTGAAAATTTCCTCTCCAGACTGGATGAATACCGAAGAAACATCCATCTAACGTTTTCCCATGATCAAAATCAATCTATTCTAAAGGAACTGGATTTCCTCATTGATAAATGCACTTAA